The Oscillatoria sp. FACHB-1407 genome contains a region encoding:
- a CDS encoding photosystem I reaction center subunit II PsaD: MTETLTGQTPLFGGSTGGLLSKAEVEEKYAITWTSPKEQVFEMPTGGAAVMRQGENLLYLARKEQCIALGAQFRTKFKPKIENYKIYRVFPNGEIQYLHPKDGVFPEKVNQGRPYVNKIERNIGSNPDPATVKFSGKKTFDP, translated from the coding sequence ATGACAGAAACTCTTACTGGACAAACTCCCTTGTTTGGTGGCAGCACCGGCGGTTTACTAAGCAAAGCTGAAGTCGAAGAAAAATACGCGATTACCTGGACTAGCCCTAAGGAACAGGTGTTTGAGATGCCTACAGGCGGTGCAGCAGTTATGCGTCAAGGAGAGAACCTCCTCTACTTAGCACGCAAAGAACAATGCATTGCACTAGGTGCTCAATTCCGCACTAAGTTCAAGCCCAAAATCGAAAATTATAAAATCTACCGGGTTTTCCCGAACGGGGAAATTCAATATCTCCATCCTAAAGATGGAGTCTTCCCTGAGAAGGTCAATCAAGGTCGTCCGTATGTCAACAAAATTGAACGTAACATTGGCAGCAACCCTGACCCTGCTACTGTTAAATTCAGCGGCAAAAAGACGTTTGACCCCTAA
- the trpE gene encoding anthranilate synthase component I yields MIFPDFARFSEFAQHGNFVPVYQEWVADLETPVSAWYKVCAGQPYSFLLESVEGGENLARYSLLGCDPVWILEAKGDQTTQIYRDGSRQVFEGDPFEALEACLQPYVPVKLPQLPPGIGGLFGFWGYELISWIEPRVPIYPANEDDLPDGLWMQIDQLLVFDQVQRKIWAIAYADLRDPQTDLATAYQQACDRVTQMVEKLQLPLVSKDTVLEWRSPASIAQDAQPFSAPLYSSNTTKEQFCTNVERAKAHIHAGDIFQVVISQRLSAEYEGDPFALYRSLRLINPSPYMAYFHFQDWQIIGSSPEVMVKVENSADKISRVATVRPIAGTRPRGKTPQQDADLAEELLQDPKELAEHVMLVDLGRNDLGRVCTIGTVKVDELMVIERYSHVMHIVSNVIGELAPDKTAWDLLKACFPAGTVSGAPKIRAMEIIHDLEPCRRGPYSGAYGYYDFEGQLNTAIAIRTMVVRDQLNGKHTVRVQAGAGLVADSEPEREYEETLNKARGMLEAIRCLRSAQ; encoded by the coding sequence ATGATTTTTCCAGATTTTGCTCGATTTTCAGAATTTGCTCAACACGGTAACTTCGTTCCGGTCTATCAGGAGTGGGTCGCCGATCTCGAAACCCCTGTGTCTGCCTGGTATAAGGTGTGCGCTGGGCAACCCTATAGTTTTTTGTTGGAGTCTGTTGAGGGCGGTGAAAACCTCGCTCGTTATAGCTTGCTGGGTTGTGACCCTGTGTGGATTCTAGAGGCAAAGGGGGATCAAACGACTCAAATCTATCGCGATGGATCTCGACAAGTGTTTGAGGGTGATCCGTTTGAAGCGTTAGAAGCTTGTTTGCAACCCTACGTCCCGGTGAAGTTGCCGCAACTGCCACCCGGAATTGGCGGTTTGTTCGGTTTTTGGGGCTATGAGTTGATCTCGTGGATTGAGCCGCGTGTGCCAATCTATCCTGCCAATGAAGATGATTTGCCGGATGGATTGTGGATGCAGATCGATCAATTGCTTGTGTTTGATCAGGTGCAGCGCAAAATCTGGGCGATCGCCTATGCAGACTTGCGTGACCCTCAAACCGACCTGGCAACGGCCTATCAACAGGCGTGCGATCGCGTCACCCAAATGGTCGAGAAACTGCAACTGCCGCTGGTTAGCAAAGACACGGTGTTGGAGTGGCGATCGCCTGCCTCGATTGCTCAAGATGCTCAACCATTCTCTGCACCGCTTTACAGCAGCAACACGACTAAAGAACAGTTTTGTACCAATGTCGAGCGGGCAAAGGCTCACATCCACGCTGGGGATATCTTTCAAGTGGTGATCTCACAGCGACTTTCTGCCGAGTATGAGGGTGATCCCTTTGCGTTGTATCGATCGCTGCGGTTGATCAACCCCTCGCCTTACATGGCGTATTTCCACTTTCAGGATTGGCAGATTATCGGCTCCAGTCCAGAGGTGATGGTCAAGGTCGAAAACTCGGCAGACAAAATCAGTCGCGTTGCCACCGTCCGCCCGATCGCCGGAACTCGCCCCCGTGGCAAGACCCCTCAGCAAGATGCAGACCTCGCAGAGGAGTTGCTGCAAGACCCCAAGGAATTGGCAGAACACGTCATGTTAGTGGATTTGGGGCGCAATGATCTGGGGCGCGTCTGCACCATCGGCACGGTCAAGGTGGACGAGTTGATGGTGATCGAACGCTATTCTCATGTGATGCACATTGTCAGCAACGTGATTGGCGAACTCGCCCCTGACAAAACCGCCTGGGATTTACTCAAAGCCTGTTTTCCCGCCGGAACCGTGAGCGGTGCTCCCAAGATTCGGGCAATGGAGATCATTCACGACCTGGAACCCTGTCGTCGCGGTCCCTATTCTGGTGCTTACGGCTACTACGACTTTGAGGGACAGTTGAACACAGCGATCGCCATTCGTACGATGGTCGTTCGCGATCAACTCAACGGCAAACACACCGTTCGCGTTCAGGCAGGAGCAGGTCTAGTAGCCGACTCTGAGCCAGAGCGAGAATACGAGGAAACCCTCAACAAAGCACGAGGTATGTTAGAGGCGATTCGGTGTTTGCGATCGGCGCAGTAG
- a CDS encoding S66 peptidase family protein, whose amino-acid sequence MLPCKPPTPLQSGDLLCVIAPSGTLREQTAFAKGVEIWRSHGYRVELSPGYDDRWGYLAGKDDHRRQQLYKALTNPDCRGVLCARGGYGGARLLEEWQWVETEPKWLIGFSDITSLLWGLSRQGISGLHAPLLTTLAAEPDWSVQRLFDWVQGRSLPALQGVGWGGGTAQGLLLPANLTVATHLLHTAVQPDLEGVILALEDVSEAPYRIDRMLTQWRMTGIFHKIRGIAVGRFSQCDPPPNIPSFTIEEVLRDRLADLGIPIVSELPFGHDGVNAALPVGVPVELDGDRGTLGAITFAF is encoded by the coding sequence ATGCTTCCCTGTAAACCCCCTACTCCTCTGCAATCGGGTGATTTGTTGTGTGTGATCGCGCCTAGTGGCACATTGCGTGAACAAACTGCCTTTGCGAAAGGAGTAGAAATTTGGCGATCGCACGGCTACCGGGTTGAACTGAGTCCCGGTTATGACGATCGCTGGGGTTATCTGGCAGGGAAGGATGACCATCGGCGACAGCAGTTGTACAAGGCTTTGACTAACCCCGACTGTCGGGGAGTCCTCTGTGCCAGAGGGGGCTATGGCGGAGCGCGATTGCTGGAGGAGTGGCAGTGGGTTGAGACGGAACCGAAGTGGTTGATTGGTTTCTCAGACATTACCAGTCTGTTGTGGGGTTTGAGTCGGCAGGGCATCTCCGGGCTTCATGCGCCATTGCTAACAACTTTAGCGGCGGAACCGGACTGGTCAGTGCAGCGGTTGTTTGACTGGGTGCAGGGGCGATCGCTCCCTGCCTTGCAAGGCGTCGGATGGGGTGGTGGCACTGCTCAGGGTTTGTTGCTTCCGGCTAACCTTACGGTGGCGACTCACCTGCTCCATACAGCGGTTCAGCCTGATTTGGAGGGAGTGATTTTGGCGTTAGAGGATGTCTCAGAAGCTCCCTATCGCATCGATCGCATGTTGACTCAGTGGCGCATGACGGGCATATTCCACAAGATACGAGGCATTGCTGTAGGGCGGTTTAGCCAGTGTGACCCACCGCCTAACATTCCTAGCTTTACGATTGAGGAAGTCTTGCGCGATCGCCTCGCCGATCTGGGCATCCCGATTGTCTCGGAGTTGCCCTTTGGTCACGATGGGGTAAATGCGGCGTTACCCGTCGGTGTGCCAGTAGAGTTGGATGGCGATCGCGGTACGTTAGGGGCAATTACCTTTGCCTTCTAA
- a CDS encoding FecR family protein, whose product MLRQTTALITTALLSTVLLVQDAYAQTALNRAVVEALQNRVQVLRENQTPRLARRSDVLTPGNGIATARNSFAELRFNDGSLGRLGEQVVFWFTAGSRNFRLSNGTVLLLIPPGQGRTHIRTPNATAGIQGSALFVRYIPETDTTIVGALTDSGIEIFNRDGTQQQSLRGGQMAVAVGDRIERIYDFDLNTFYETSQLVRGLAPTNTAQPVPSPSEQPSEAATGQPDEAIAQVQAEMQTALQQQESLVISDGIENPAFVRLPEAASDDFPDATFTAFPDDSPAPNPALTDSASRRDDNGRNAAVENRQDTLGIQSGSQNRLDQTINRGNGNVNGRVNQPSSGNGNGNGNGNGRPDNSNGNGNGNGNGNGNGNGRPVVDRDDRPGNGNGNGNGNGNGNGNGNGNGNGNGNGNGNGNGNGRPVVDRDDRPGNGNGNGNGNGNGNGNGRPVADRDDDDDDRPGNGNGRPVADRDDDDDDRPGNGNGNGNGNGNGNGNRRPVVDRDDDD is encoded by the coding sequence ATGTTGCGCCAGACAACTGCCCTTATCACTACGGCTCTGTTAAGTACAGTGCTACTTGTTCAAGATGCCTACGCTCAAACTGCACTAAATCGTGCTGTAGTTGAGGCGTTGCAGAATCGAGTGCAAGTGTTACGGGAAAATCAGACCCCTCGTTTAGCCCGCCGTTCGGATGTGTTAACACCGGGAAACGGGATAGCTACTGCCCGCAACTCGTTTGCAGAATTGCGCTTTAACGATGGGTCTTTAGGTCGTTTGGGTGAACAGGTCGTTTTCTGGTTTACCGCAGGTAGTCGAAATTTTCGGCTCTCGAATGGCACAGTGTTGCTGCTTATTCCTCCTGGGCAGGGTAGGACTCACATTCGCACACCCAATGCAACGGCTGGCATTCAAGGTTCAGCGTTGTTTGTTCGCTACATTCCTGAAACTGACACCACGATCGTAGGGGCGTTGACCGACAGCGGCATTGAAATTTTTAACCGTGACGGTACACAGCAACAGTCGCTTAGAGGGGGGCAAATGGCTGTGGCGGTTGGCGATCGCATTGAACGCATCTACGATTTTGACTTAAACACTTTCTACGAGACTAGCCAGCTTGTTCGAGGACTGGCTCCTACGAATACCGCTCAACCAGTCCCATCCCCGTCTGAACAACCCTCTGAAGCGGCGACTGGACAACCGGATGAGGCGATCGCTCAAGTACAAGCTGAAATGCAGACAGCACTTCAGCAACAGGAATCTTTAGTCATTAGCGATGGCATTGAAAATCCGGCATTCGTCCGGCTCCCTGAAGCTGCATCTGATGACTTTCCAGATGCAACATTTACCGCCTTCCCAGATGACAGTCCAGCCCCCAACCCAGCCCTAACTGATTCTGCTTCACGCCGTGACGATAATGGTCGAAATGCAGCTGTCGAAAATCGTCAGGACACCCTGGGCATACAGTCGGGGTCGCAAAATCGTCTCGATCAAACCATTAATCGTGGCAATGGCAATGTTAACGGGCGCGTTAATCAACCTAGTAGTGGCAACGGCAACGGCAACGGCAATGGCAACGGACGACCTGACAATAGTAATGGCAACGGTAACGGCAACGGTAACGGCAACGGCAACGGCAACGGACGACCTGTTGTAGATCGGGATGATCGACCTGGCAACGGCAACGGTAACGGCAACGGCAATGGCAATGGCAATGGCAATGGCAATGGCAACGGTAACGGTAACGGCAACGGCAACGGCAACGGCAACGGCAACGGACGACCTGTTGTAGATCGGGATGATCGACCTGGCAACGGTAACGGCAACGGCAACGGCAACGGTAACGGTAACGGTAATGGACGACCTGTTGCAGATCGGGATGATGACGATGATGACCGACCTGGTAATGGCAACGGACGACCTGTTGCAGATCGGGATGACGATGATGATGATCGACCTGGCAACGGTAACGGCAATGGCAACGGCAACGGCAATGGCAATGGCAACAGACGACCTGTTGTAGATCGGGATGATGATGATTGA
- a CDS encoding serine/threonine-protein kinase produces the protein MKQEPAPGSVRNAQSGDRSQSNDTEGTVTKRWLKEADWGRLVGWIWVLAAATTTGLNIGLVQLLERQVQTIFFELRGPVTPPSEVVILAIDEESLAQGEFFRSDPQRYATLEPIQSWPWQRTAYATVIDKLMAAGARAVGVDVIFSTPSIYGEADDQRLAQSLQRHAGRVVLAAQYAETETPQGITTQLTVPLPEFCDASKCAGFINFLIEPDGRIHRYGDRFLTQLLENAPPVQAAVLEQLPSFASATLQSAQVPVAAPKDSSIFFYGSAQSFEHVPFWYVLDATTWEDYLQSGEYFRDKIVLIGSTATLHQDFQAAPFSKSALYPQAMTGVEVHANAIASLLEDKSVREAVPQIQLRSGLVLVGLVLATWLLTRPQAPFRRLGWAAAIAAAWLGLSYGLFVQARLIVPTAVPVGAIVLSGLSQLVVGTIREQIRKQRLRATLKLYMTSPVVQEIISQQEDLQDLLHQRESILAGKVLSGRYEIAKVLGSGGFSETYIAKDLQRPGNPLCVVKQLRVVSDNPKTLRLARRLFITEAETLERLGQHDQIPQLLATFEENHEFYLVQEFIAGHPLTIEIGRRQLPSETQILQILYDLLGVLEFVHRQGVIHRDLKPSNIIRRQADGRLVLIDFGIAKKITTQLAATNEKHSQFTVSVGTPGYMPGEQSAGYPQFNSDIYALGMICIEGLTGRHPHTLNQDAKTGTISWKTPDLVISPEVEAVLTQMIHHDFTQRYPSVQAVKADLASLFSALAIPQKMAELEDDLLADETPLTDVTLSNDTVALPEDWVDLDDAALPDVTVTLPKDWVDPGSEGSEG, from the coding sequence ATGAAACAAGAACCTGCTCCTGGTTCTGTCCGTAATGCTCAATCTGGCGATCGCTCCCAGTCCAATGACACAGAGGGAACGGTCACAAAACGATGGCTTAAAGAAGCCGATTGGGGGCGACTGGTTGGCTGGATTTGGGTGTTAGCCGCCGCGACAACCACAGGACTCAATATCGGGTTGGTGCAACTCCTGGAGCGGCAGGTGCAGACCATTTTTTTTGAATTGCGGGGACCCGTCACTCCACCGTCAGAGGTGGTGATTTTAGCGATTGATGAGGAGTCGCTGGCTCAAGGGGAGTTTTTTCGCTCTGATCCTCAACGTTATGCAACACTAGAGCCAATTCAAAGCTGGCCGTGGCAACGAACCGCCTATGCTACGGTGATTGACAAACTGATGGCCGCTGGAGCCAGGGCGGTAGGCGTTGATGTGATTTTTTCGACGCCCAGCATCTATGGCGAAGCCGACGATCAGCGATTGGCTCAGAGCTTACAGCGTCATGCCGGGCGAGTTGTATTGGCCGCTCAATATGCTGAAACAGAAACGCCGCAAGGCATCACAACCCAACTAACAGTCCCACTGCCAGAGTTTTGTGATGCTTCAAAATGCGCGGGCTTTATCAACTTTTTAATAGAACCAGATGGGCGGATTCATCGGTATGGCGATCGCTTTTTGACCCAGCTTTTAGAAAATGCGCCACCTGTACAGGCTGCTGTTTTAGAGCAGTTGCCATCGTTTGCATCGGCTACTTTGCAGTCTGCTCAGGTGCCTGTTGCGGCTCCCAAGGACAGCTCTATTTTTTTCTATGGGTCAGCTCAAAGCTTTGAGCATGTGCCATTTTGGTACGTTTTGGATGCGACAACCTGGGAAGACTATTTGCAATCGGGCGAGTATTTCAGAGACAAAATTGTTCTCATTGGTTCAACAGCTACCCTCCATCAAGATTTTCAAGCTGCTCCGTTTTCCAAAAGTGCGCTCTACCCCCAGGCGATGACTGGGGTTGAAGTTCACGCAAATGCGATCGCCAGTTTGCTAGAGGATAAATCTGTTCGAGAAGCCGTTCCACAAATTCAGTTACGCAGCGGGCTGGTGCTGGTAGGTCTAGTGCTGGCAACATGGCTTTTAACCCGCCCCCAAGCTCCCTTCCGTCGCCTGGGGTGGGCAGCGGCGATCGCGGCAGCCTGGTTGGGACTGAGCTACGGTCTATTTGTGCAGGCGCGATTGATTGTGCCAACAGCAGTTCCAGTAGGGGCGATCGTCCTCAGTGGGTTGTCGCAGCTTGTCGTGGGTACCATTCGAGAGCAAATTAGAAAACAGCGGCTTCGAGCAACGCTCAAGCTCTATATGACTTCACCCGTCGTGCAGGAGATCATTAGCCAGCAAGAGGATTTGCAAGATCTTCTACATCAGCGAGAATCAATTCTGGCGGGAAAAGTCTTAAGCGGACGCTATGAAATTGCCAAGGTGTTGGGGTCAGGCGGATTTAGCGAAACCTACATTGCAAAAGATTTACAGCGTCCTGGCAACCCGCTTTGCGTTGTTAAACAGTTGCGAGTCGTGAGTGATAACCCAAAAACCTTGAGGCTAGCTCGACGCCTGTTTATTACCGAAGCAGAAACCCTGGAACGTCTGGGGCAACACGACCAGATTCCCCAACTGCTAGCTACCTTTGAAGAAAATCATGAATTTTATCTGGTGCAGGAATTTATCGCAGGACACCCCCTGACCATTGAAATTGGACGACGACAATTGCCCTCTGAAACGCAGATTTTGCAAATTCTCTACGATTTGCTGGGGGTATTGGAATTTGTCCATCGTCAGGGTGTGATTCACCGTGACCTCAAACCCTCCAATATCATTCGACGACAAGCGGATGGCAGACTCGTTTTAATTGACTTTGGCATTGCCAAAAAAATTACAACTCAGTTGGCAGCAACCAACGAAAAACACAGTCAGTTTACGGTTTCAGTCGGCACACCGGGTTATATGCCAGGAGAACAATCTGCCGGATATCCTCAATTCAACAGCGACATTTATGCCTTGGGGATGATTTGCATCGAAGGGCTTACAGGTCGTCATCCCCATACCCTCAACCAGGACGCAAAGACTGGAACGATTTCCTGGAAAACTCCAGATCTGGTTATTTCTCCTGAGGTAGAAGCTGTGCTAACGCAGATGATACACCACGACTTTACCCAACGATATCCATCGGTGCAGGCTGTAAAAGCTGACCTTGCTTCACTGTTTAGTGCTTTAGCGATTCCTCAAAAAATGGCTGAGCTAGAGGATGACCTGTTGGCAGACGAAACACCCCTGACCGATGTCACGTTATCCAATGACACGGTCGCGTTACCCGAAGACTGGGTTGATCTGGATGATGCTGCGTTACCCGATGTCACTGTCACGTTACCCAAAGACTGGGTTGATCCGGGTAGTGAAGGTTCAGAGGGATAA